The following are from one region of the Bactrocera oleae isolate idBacOlea1 chromosome 6, idBacOlea1, whole genome shotgun sequence genome:
- the LOC106618824 gene encoding uncharacterized protein, giving the protein MEIQKTMSTRSTTKGNGASKTAFYKTKTGKCQRPSGTLHRNPYLNFLREFRLRNTDLSAVEIICRGAREWKSMPKEEKLQYIEEAFYAPKKRKPPAPPPIPAQPTQMRAMPFQESCGIVCPNPCAKKRRRRKSKCARRRRPKRRRCAKKRRPKRRGCKRKKRRTCRI; this is encoded by the exons ATGGAAATCCAAAAAACAATGTCTACGCGCTCCACAACTAAGGGCAACGGTGCGTCAAAAACAGCTTTTTATAAAACGAAAACGGGAAAATGCCAACGGCCCAGCGGAACACTGCATCGTAAtccatatttgaattttttacgtGAATTTCGATTGCGCAATACTGATCTTTCGGCTGTGGAAATTATATGTCGCGGTGCCAGGGAGTGGAAGAGCATGCCAAAGGAGGAAAAATTGCAGTATATAGAAGAG GCTTTTTATGCACCAAAGAAAAGGAAACCACCGGCGCCACCACCGATACCTGCGCAGCCGACACAGATGCGCGCGATGCCATTCCAAGAAAGTTGTGGCATAGTATGCCCGAATCCCTGTGCAAAAAAACGTCGCCGAAGAAAGTCGAAGTGTGCCCGCAGGCGTAGACCTAAAAGGAGGCGTTGCGCCAAGAAACGTCGTCCGAAGCGACGAGGTTGCAAGCGGAAGAAGAGAAGAACCTGCAGAATTTAG